Proteins encoded together in one Benincasa hispida cultivar B227 chromosome 1, ASM972705v1, whole genome shotgun sequence window:
- the LOC120081301 gene encoding regulation of nuclear pre-mRNA domain-containing protein 1B, protein MNSVFSEQILADKLSKLNSTQQCIETLSHWCIFHRGKAELVVATWDKQFHNSEMVQKVPLLYLANDILQNSKRKGNEFVTEFWKVLPSALKNVLENGDNHGKNVISRLVDIWEQRKVFGSRTRIKDVILGEEAPPPLEFSKKRTRSVRIVKRDSRSIRTKLSIGSAAEKIVSAFHLVLSEYSNEETEMTNCNSAVQRVRKMENDVDFACSMAKNPQRKKLAKELEEEESILKQCIEKLQSVEASRLALISQLKEALHVQESELENIRTQMQVAQAQAEEAKNMQNRLNDEGYLSKTSTTDSNAKAGQTPKKSAAAIAAEVADKLAASSSSQMIMTSVLSTFAAEEAKNTGLAKTNNGLNAFASKPMRPSAGSITKPEVGSDPNVFMSMQPLPAPTNHTYQSVMVPQPTMQSQAPNSQTQYQMLPSAPSQQYLQLSNGVLTPYGYGSLPSSTPVPPPPMPHMVSPVVPLTQQMLQQPIPLAQQPSPMIQTQPVPFTQQPLAPSFRPLQPPGMVYYGHPPPSQ, encoded by the exons ATGAATAGTGTGTTCAGTGAGCAAATACTTGCTGATAAGCTGTCGAAGCTCAATAGCACGCAGCAGTGTATTGAAA CTTTGTCACATTGGTGTATATTCCATAGAGGCAAGGCTGAACTAGTTGTTGCAACATGGGATAAGCAGTTCCACAATTCAGAAATGGTCCAGAAAGTTCCTCTTTTGTATCTTGCTAATGACATTTTACAAAACAGCAAGCGTAAGGGAAATGAATTTGTTACTGAGTTCTGGAAGGTTCTTCCATCAGCGCTTAAGAATGTCCTTGAGAACGGTGACAACCATGGAAAGAATGTAATTTCCAGATTG GTAGATATATGGGAACAAAGGAAGGTATTTGGATCTCGGACTCGAATCAAAGATGTAATACTTGGGGAAGAAGCACCTCCTCCTTTAGAGTTTAGTAAAAAGCGTACTCGATCAGTCAGAATTGTCAAAAGAGATTCACGGTCAATTAGAACG AAATTGTCTATTGGAAGTGCAGCTGAAAAAATTGTGTCAGCATTCCACCTGGTCCTAAGTGAATATTCTAATGAAGAAACTGAGATGACCAACTGTAATTCTGCGGTTCAACGTGTGAGGAAGATGGAAAATGACGTTGATTTTGCTTGTTCCATGG CAAAGAATCCCCAGCGTAAGAAGTTAGCCAAAGAACTGGAAGAGGAAGAAAGTATTCTGAAACAGTGTATTGAGAAACTACAATCGGTTGAAGCCAGTCGGTTGGCACTGATCTCTCAGTTAAAAGAAGCCCTGCATGTTCAG GAATCAGAGCTGGAGAATATTCGAACCCAGATGCAG GTAGCTCAGGCTCAGGCAGAAGAGGCTAAAAATATGCAAAACCGGCTAAATGATGAAGGTTATCTATCGAAAACTTCCACCACTGATTCAAATGCAAAAGCAGGACAGACTCCTAAGAAGTCGGCTGCAGCCATTGCAGCAGAGGTTGCTGACAAGCTTGCGGCTTCTAGCTCCTCTCAAATGATCATGACATCAGTTCTCTCCACATTTGCGGCTGAGGAGGCAAAGAATACGGGTCTAGCAAAGACCAACAATGGATTGAATGCGTTTGCATCGAAGCCCATGCGTCCCTCTGCCGGTTCTATTACAAAACCTGAAGTTGGTTCAGATCCTAACGTGTTTATGTCTATGCAGCCCCTTCCTGCTCCCACTAATCATACATATCAATCAGTTATGGTGCCCCAACCAACTATGCAGAGCCAAGCCCCGAATTCACAAACTCAGTATCAGATGCTTCCGAGTGCACCTTCCCAGCAATATTTGCAGCTCTCAAATGGAGTCTTAACCCCGTATGGTTATGGTAGTCTTCCAAGCTCAACTCCCGTACCACCACCGCCTATGCCCCATATGGTTAGTCCAGTGGTGCCCTTGACCCAGCAGATGCTGCAACAGCCAATACCCTTAGCTCAACAACCATCACCTATGATACAAACACAACCAGTCCCTTTCACACAGCAACCTTTAGCACCTAGTTTTCGACCGCTTCAGCCGCCGGGGATGGTGTATTATGGGCATCCTCCCCCTTCTCAGTGA
- the LOC120081296 gene encoding apoptotic chromatin condensation inducer in the nucleus, whose amino-acid sequence MSSKSKYSVLDNRPIDQWKVAELKEELKRRKLTIKGLKEDLVKRLDEALRIEREENGEETNGVDDDPPVTDSDNNQEHASIVSETTKESNEDANMIENVDDVGVRVDKDDSNAAVGEGEVQDGVGLNGSPRVEEGSSIHVTTVETKVTVTETVISEVALGVEGLQNMESKDNEDSKVQSEIEESRSQLDSEDSKHQLDSEESKPQLVSEDSKPQLDSEDSKPQLDSEDSKPQLDNEDSKSQLDDVNMELQVENENLKSQQADLMHDSSAPDDQVSEVSPVLGSQVRTDSISTDSVTINEMIELKENISADHVKLELDVKQEMVEPSSSIIVPDAGESHPMDVEEPPVNKNVEESLANRDVVESPENKDVVEPIVKDVEEKHGVKDIISELHEKHDGEDVGFSEKLNLDRSSGDDSIEDAIENKTDSGYNPEEMGDKNVKNEGLISKEEKVADIAVRGSSADKKNIDIENDVSSLPAEKRRLHDQAVVGNESVKRQRRWNSENLKIPEPQNAAHTSTSNSKDIHQSTAPKRNFSRSDSTASEDPSKERVVPPSPKPPTNSLRIDRFLRPFTLKAVQELLGKTGNVTSFWMDHIKTHCYVTYSSVEEAMKTRDAVYNLQWPPNGGRLLMAEFVDPQEVKNRVEAPQTPTPAAVAPPVSNVLPPVQPEPSPRQPRQQHAPPPSLPPPPPTNNLAQAREQLPLPPPPALPDKVDTPIVTLDDLFRKTKATPRIYYLPLSDEQVQVKQTAAARGKDTKQ is encoded by the exons ATGTCTTCCAAATCGAAATATTCTGTTCTTGATAATCGACCGATTGATCAGTGGAAGGTTGCGGAGTTGAAAGAGGAGCTTAAGAGACGGAAATTGACCATCAAGGGCCTGAAGGAAGATTTGGTAAAACGGTTAGATGAAGCACTTCGAATTGAAAGGGAAGAAAATGGTGAGGAAACCAATGGTGTTGATGATGACCCTCCAGTTACAGATAGTGACAATAATCAAGAGCATGCGTCTATTGTTTCTGAAACGACGAAAGAATCAAATGAAGACGCTAACATGATCGAGAATGTAGATGATGTTGGAGTTCGGGTTGACAAGGATGATAGTAATGCAGCTGTGGGCGAAGGTGAAGTTCAAGATGGGGTTGGTCTTAATGGTTCTCCTAGGGTAGAAGAGGGCTCGTCCATCCATGTCACTACAGTGGAAACTAAAGTTACTGTAACTGAAACTGTGATATCTGAAGTAGCGTTAGGTGTGGAAGGTTTGCAAAACATGGAAAGCAAGGATAATGAGGATTCAAAAGTCCAGTCGGAGATTGAGGAATCGAGGTCCCAGCTAGATAGTGAGGATTCAAAGCACCAGCTGGATAGTGAGGAATCAAAGCCCCAACTGGTTAGTGAGGATTCAAAGCCCCAGCTTGATAGTGAGGATTCAAAGCCCCAGCTTGATAGTGAGGATTCAAAGCCCCAGCTGGATAATGAGGATTCAAAGTCCCAGCTGGATGATGTAAATATGGAGCTCCAGGTGGAGAATGAGAATTTGAAGTCTCAACAGGCAGATCTCATGCACGACTCTTCTGCTCCAGACGACCAGGTATCTGAGGTCAGCCCTGTTTTAGGGTCTCAAGTAAGAACTGATTCTATTTCTACTGATTCTGTGACAATTAATGAAATGATTGAACTAAAGGAAAATATATCTGCTGACCATGTAAAATTAGAACTAGATGTTAAGCAGGAGATGGTGGAACCATCATCCAGCATTATTGTCCCAGATGCTGGCGAATCACATCCGATGGATGTTGAAGAGCCGCCTGTGAACAAGAATGTTGAAGAGTCACTTGCAAACAGAGATGTTGTGGAGTCACCTGAGAACAAAGATGTTGTAGAGCCTATTGTGAAAGATGTTGAGGAGAAACATGGTGTTAAGGACATAATTTCTGAGCTTCATGAGAAGCATGATGGTGAAGATGTGGGGTTCTCTGAAAAGCTTAATTTAGATAGAAGTTCTGGGGATGATTCAATAGAAGATGCAATAGAGAATAAGACTGATTCAGGATATAATCCTGAAGAAATGGGAGATAAGAATGTAAAAAATGAGGGCCTTATATCCAAAGAGGAAAAGGTTGCAGACATAGCAGTGCGAGGCTCATCTGCAGACAAAAAGAATATTGATATAGAGAATGACGTTTCATCTTTGCCTGCTGAAAAAAGAAGGCTTCATG ATCAAGCAGTGGTTGGAAATGAGTCCGTAAAGAGACAGCGGAGGTGGAATTCTGAAAACCTCAAAATTCCAGAGCCCCAAAATGCTGCTCATACGTCCACTAGTAATTCAAAGGACATTCATCAATCCACTGCTCCGAAACGCAACTTCTCTAGATCTGACTCCACAGCTAGTGAAGATCCATCAAAGGAACGTGTTG TTCCACCATCACCGAAACCTCCCACAAATTCACTAAGAATTGATCGTTTTCTGCGTCCATTTACCCTCAAAGCTGTGCAAGAACTTTTGGGCAAGACTGGCAATGTCACAAGTTTCTGGATGGATCACATCAAGACACATTGCTACGTAACT TACTCATCAGTGGAAGAAGCCATGAAGACTAGAGATGCTGTTTACAACCTCCAATGGCCACCAAATGGTGGGCGTCTTCTTATGGCCGAGTTTGTTGATCCTCAAGAAGTAAAAAATCGAGTAGAAGCTCCACAGACTCCTACACCTGCGGCGGTTGCTCCACCAGTCTCTAATGTGCTCCCACCCGTGCAACCTGAGCCTTCACCTCGTCAACCAAGGCAGCAACATGCTCCGCCACCTTCTCTTCCACCACCCCCACCCACAAACAACCTTGCTCAAGCAAGGGAGCAGCTACCACTCCCACCTCCACCTGCACTTCCTGATAAAGTCGACACTCCTATTGTCACCTTAGATGACCTCTTCAGGAAAACAAAAGCTACTCCTCGCATCTACTATTTACCTTTATCAGACGAACAGGTGCAGGTAAAACAAACAGCAGCAGCAAGGGGAAAAGACACTAAGCAGTAA